From Streptomyces yatensis, one genomic window encodes:
- a CDS encoding ABC transporter ATP-binding protein, with amino-acid sequence MTDPTATPAAGGDVRLTGISKTYGSFTAVQPLDLYVPAGSFFALLGASGCGKTTTLRMIAGLEEPTSGVVRLADEDITALPPHKRPVNTVFQSYALFPHLDIFENVAFGLRRRGIKSVKKQVEEMLELVQLGDFARRRPQQLSGGQQQRVAVARALINHPRVLLLDEPLGALDLKLRRQMQLELKRIQTEVGITFIHVTHDQEEAMTMADTVAVMNGGRVEQRGAPADLYENPGTTFVANFLGTSNLIEAEITDKSGGDLVLAAAGGKLSLPADRCSAPVRTGGKLLVGVRPEKITLAHAEDAGTIPEGRNRLTGRIADSSFIGVSTQYLITTPGCPEITVYEQNIERDTRLVPGAEVVLHWNPAHTFGLDATQDIDAGTELDEEAS; translated from the coding sequence ATGACCGACCCCACTGCCACCCCCGCCGCCGGCGGCGACGTCCGTCTCACCGGGATCAGCAAGACCTACGGGTCCTTCACCGCCGTCCAGCCGCTCGATCTCTACGTACCCGCCGGTTCCTTCTTCGCCCTGCTCGGCGCCTCCGGCTGCGGCAAGACCACCACGTTGCGCATGATCGCGGGACTGGAGGAGCCCACCAGCGGCGTCGTCCGGCTCGCCGATGAGGACATCACCGCCCTCCCGCCCCACAAGCGGCCCGTCAACACGGTCTTCCAGAGCTATGCCCTCTTCCCGCACCTCGACATCTTCGAGAACGTCGCCTTCGGACTGCGCCGGCGCGGCATCAAGTCGGTGAAGAAGCAGGTCGAGGAGATGCTGGAGCTGGTGCAGCTCGGCGACTTCGCCCGCCGCAGGCCGCAGCAGCTCTCCGGCGGCCAGCAGCAGCGCGTCGCCGTCGCCCGCGCCCTGATCAACCACCCCCGGGTGCTGCTGCTCGACGAACCGCTGGGCGCGCTCGACCTCAAGCTGCGCCGTCAGATGCAGCTGGAGCTCAAGCGCATCCAGACCGAGGTCGGCATCACCTTCATCCATGTCACCCACGACCAGGAGGAGGCCATGACCATGGCCGACACGGTCGCGGTGATGAACGGCGGCCGGGTCGAACAGCGCGGCGCCCCCGCCGACCTCTACGAGAACCCCGGCACCACCTTCGTCGCCAACTTCCTCGGCACCTCCAACCTCATCGAGGCCGAGATCACCGACAAGAGCGGCGGCGACCTCGTCCTCGCCGCCGCCGGCGGCAAGCTCTCGCTGCCCGCCGACCGATGTAGCGCTCCCGTCCGCACCGGAGGGAAACTGCTGGTAGGCGTGCGTCCCGAGAAGATCACCCTGGCCCACGCCGAGGACGCCGGGACCATCCCCGAGGGCCGCAACCGGCTCACCGGGCGGATCGCCGACTCCAGCTTCATCGGCGTCTCCACCCAGTACCTCATCACCACCCCGGGCTGCCCCGAGATCACCGTCTACGAGCAGAACATCGAGCGTGACACCCGGCTCGTCCCCGGCGCCGAGGTCGTCCTGCACTGGAACCCCGCCCACACCTTCGGCCTCGACGCGACCCAGGACATCGACGCCGGTACGGAGCTGGACGAGGAGGCCTCGTGA
- a CDS encoding polyamine ABC transporter substrate-binding protein, with protein MEARHESESLSPPQIAAIRRSMTSGRMALTRRSLLRAGGAGAIAVGGLGALGGCGIPPAGRTGTNNASDDHSDEEKKVNFSNWSEYMDISEDKKRHPTLEEFQRRTGIAVKYTEDINDNVEFFGKIKPQLAGGQSTGRDLICVTDWLAARMIRLGWMQKLDAANLPHAYANLAEGFRTPDWDPGRAYSYTWTGIPAVIAYNKKATGGRKVTSISQLLEDPKLKGRVGMLTEMRDTVGLTLLDMGKRPESVTADDYDAALARIQKAVDRGQIRRFTGGEYTGDLGQGDIAACVAWAGDLVQLQLDKPQVEFAIPEAGYMTSTDNLLIPNKARHKKNAERLIDFYYEPKNAAKVAAFINYVCPVDGVRDELAKIDKGLAENPLIIPDEEMTAKSHAFRSLSSEEETAFEEKFAKLTGA; from the coding sequence ATGGAAGCACGGCACGAGTCCGAGAGCCTGTCCCCACCGCAGATCGCCGCGATACGGCGCTCCATGACCAGCGGCCGGATGGCGCTCACCCGCCGCTCCCTGCTGCGCGCGGGAGGCGCCGGGGCCATCGCCGTCGGCGGGCTCGGGGCGCTCGGCGGCTGCGGTATCCCGCCCGCGGGGCGCACCGGGACGAACAACGCCTCCGACGACCACTCCGACGAGGAGAAGAAGGTCAACTTCTCCAACTGGTCGGAGTACATGGACATCAGCGAGGACAAGAAGCGCCACCCCACCCTGGAGGAGTTCCAGCGGCGCACCGGTATCGCGGTGAAGTACACCGAGGACATCAACGACAACGTCGAGTTCTTCGGGAAGATCAAGCCGCAGCTCGCCGGGGGCCAGAGCACCGGCCGCGACCTCATCTGCGTCACCGACTGGCTGGCCGCCCGCATGATCCGGCTCGGCTGGATGCAGAAGCTGGACGCGGCCAACCTGCCGCACGCCTACGCCAACCTGGCCGAGGGCTTCCGCACCCCCGACTGGGACCCGGGCCGCGCCTACTCCTACACCTGGACCGGCATCCCCGCCGTCATCGCGTACAACAAGAAGGCCACCGGCGGCCGTAAGGTCACCTCCATCTCGCAGCTCCTGGAGGACCCGAAGCTCAAGGGCCGGGTCGGCATGCTGACCGAGATGCGCGACACCGTCGGGCTGACCCTCCTCGACATGGGCAAGCGGCCGGAGAGCGTCACCGCCGACGACTACGACGCCGCCCTCGCCCGCATTCAGAAGGCCGTCGACCGCGGGCAGATCCGCCGCTTCACCGGCGGTGAGTACACCGGCGACCTCGGCCAGGGCGACATCGCGGCGTGCGTGGCCTGGGCGGGCGACCTGGTCCAGCTCCAACTGGACAAGCCGCAGGTGGAGTTCGCCATCCCGGAGGCCGGCTACATGACCTCCACCGACAACCTGCTGATCCCGAACAAGGCGCGCCACAAGAAGAACGCGGAGCGGCTCATCGACTTCTACTACGAGCCCAAGAACGCCGCGAAGGTCGCCGCCTTCATCAACTACGTATGTCCGGTCGACGGGGTCCGCGATGAGCTGGCGAAGATCGACAAGGGCCTGGCGGAGAACCCGCTGATCATCCCCGACGAGGAGATGACCGCCAAGTCCCATGCCTTCCGCTCGCTGTCGAGCGAGGAAGAGACCGCCTTCGAGGAAAAGTTCGCCAAGCTCACCGGCGCCTGA
- a CDS encoding gamma-aminobutyraldehyde dehydrogenase, whose amino-acid sequence MDQRFDVTERFADGAQYIAGRLRQGGSEGTHQVVDPATGEQVFGYRLAGAADVDAAVAAAEAAFPAWAGATPGERSDAMHRFAAVLTERADDLAHAESLQCGKPIKLSTEFDVPGSIDNVSFFAGAARQLEGKAAGEYSGDHTSYIRREPIGVIGSIAPWNYPLQMAAWKVLPAIAAGNTIVLKPAELTPLTSLMFAQAATEAGLPDGVINVVSGTGPEAGEWLVSHPAVAMTSFTGSTAVGKRVAELATSTVKRIHLELGGKAPFVVFDDADLEAAAHGAVAGALINSGQDCTAATRAYVQRPLYDAFVAAVAELMASVRLGDPFDPHTDLGPLVSHAQRDRVAGYVDRARGYATVVTGGEIPGGDLAKGAYYRPTLITGAPQDSEIVQSEIFGPVLVVVPFDSDDEGIALANDTPYGLAASAWSRDVYRTGRASRELRAGCVWINDHIPIISEMPHGGVRASGFGKDMSAYSFEEYTQVKHVMFDNTAVVRKDWHRTVFGDRQT is encoded by the coding sequence ATGGATCAGCGGTTCGACGTGACGGAGCGGTTCGCCGACGGTGCCCAGTACATCGCGGGCCGTCTGCGCCAGGGCGGCTCCGAGGGCACGCATCAGGTCGTCGACCCGGCCACCGGCGAGCAGGTGTTCGGCTACCGGCTCGCCGGTGCGGCCGATGTCGACGCGGCCGTGGCCGCGGCCGAGGCCGCCTTCCCCGCATGGGCGGGCGCCACCCCCGGCGAGCGGTCCGACGCGATGCACCGCTTCGCCGCGGTACTCACCGAGCGGGCCGACGACCTCGCCCACGCCGAGTCGCTGCAGTGCGGCAAGCCCATCAAGCTCAGCACCGAGTTCGATGTGCCCGGCTCCATCGACAACGTCTCCTTCTTCGCGGGCGCCGCCCGCCAGTTGGAGGGCAAGGCCGCCGGCGAGTACAGCGGTGACCACACCTCGTACATCCGCCGCGAGCCCATTGGGGTCATCGGCTCCATCGCCCCCTGGAACTACCCCCTCCAGATGGCGGCCTGGAAGGTCCTCCCGGCCATCGCCGCAGGCAACACCATCGTGCTGAAGCCCGCCGAACTGACGCCCCTGACCTCGCTGATGTTCGCGCAGGCGGCCACGGAGGCGGGCCTTCCGGACGGCGTGATCAACGTGGTGAGCGGCACCGGCCCGGAGGCGGGCGAATGGCTGGTCTCCCACCCCGCGGTGGCGATGACCTCCTTCACCGGATCGACGGCGGTCGGCAAGCGCGTCGCCGAACTCGCCACCTCCACCGTCAAGCGGATCCATCTCGAACTCGGCGGCAAGGCGCCCTTCGTCGTCTTCGACGACGCGGACCTGGAGGCCGCCGCGCACGGCGCCGTCGCGGGCGCGCTGATCAACAGCGGACAGGACTGCACCGCGGCCACCCGCGCCTATGTCCAGCGCCCGCTGTACGACGCGTTCGTCGCGGCCGTCGCCGAACTCATGGCGTCCGTACGGCTCGGCGACCCCTTCGATCCGCACACCGACCTCGGCCCGCTGGTCTCCCACGCCCAGCGCGACCGCGTGGCGGGCTACGTGGACCGGGCCCGCGGCTACGCCACCGTCGTCACCGGCGGCGAGATCCCGGGCGGCGACCTCGCCAAGGGCGCCTACTACCGGCCCACGCTCATCACCGGCGCGCCCCAGGACAGCGAGATCGTCCAGTCCGAGATCTTCGGCCCGGTCCTGGTGGTCGTCCCCTTCGACAGCGACGACGAGGGCATCGCGCTCGCCAACGACACCCCCTACGGTCTCGCCGCCTCCGCCTGGAGCCGCGATGTCTACCGGACGGGCCGCGCCTCCCGCGAGCTCCGGGCGGGGTGCGTGTGGATCAACGACCACATCCCGATCATCAGCGAGATGCCGCACGGCGGTGTGCGGGCCTCCGGCTTCGGCAAGGACATGTCGGCGTACTCCTTCGAGGAGTACACGCAGGTCAAGCACGTGATGTTCGACAACACCGCAGTGGTCCGCAAGGACTGGCACCGCACGGTCTTCGGAGATCGACAGACCTGA
- a CDS encoding DUF4190 domain-containing protein: MSSSMPGPPPDPYDPQANPYATPAPPAQPPQYPGAGYPAAPPVYPGAAGMPTQPNNGMGTAALVCGIVGLVCGITYVLWVFAVILGVLAITFGAIGKGKVGRGQANNGGSATAGLVCGIIGMVLPVIYILAVDAALDSIF, from the coding sequence ATGTCCAGCTCCATGCCCGGCCCACCGCCAGATCCGTACGACCCCCAGGCCAATCCCTACGCCACGCCCGCGCCACCGGCCCAGCCACCGCAGTACCCCGGCGCCGGCTACCCCGCCGCGCCGCCCGTCTACCCGGGGGCGGCCGGGATGCCGACGCAGCCGAACAACGGCATGGGCACGGCCGCGCTGGTCTGCGGCATCGTCGGCCTGGTCTGCGGGATCACCTACGTCCTGTGGGTCTTCGCGGTCATCCTCGGCGTCCTGGCGATCACGTTCGGCGCCATAGGCAAGGGGAAGGTGGGCCGGGGGCAGGCGAACAACGGCGGCTCGGCCACCGCCGGTCTGGTCTGCGGAATCATCGGCATGGTGCTCCCGGTGATCTACATCCTGGCGGTGGACGCCGCCCTCGACTCCATCTTCTAG
- a CDS encoding DUF4190 domain-containing protein has product MADQHDPSEPQARDEPRWPGQPRQPEPLERDPWAPPAQRVAMDKAPRDKAMDKAPMDKAADGQGIPAPRPPVAEQPTLTSYPATPGPTPPPPPPPPPGPMAAPGAVPPPPPAPTGPGTPSAYPAAGPYGSAGYGPTGYGRPGYGRQAPPTQSPYGGVAGHPGYGYPGTAHPGAGYSGSGYPGTAYPGAAYPGGTYGQGWPGGTYVPNNGHGTAALVLGIIGLVLSPSILLGIVLGVLAIVFGALGRTRAASGEATNGGSALAGVILGVVAVVASVVMIFVYIATDDGSDSGDDPGYADVSSAAVLPLADIGR; this is encoded by the coding sequence ATGGCCGACCAGCACGACCCGTCCGAGCCGCAGGCGCGGGATGAGCCACGGTGGCCCGGGCAGCCGAGGCAGCCCGAACCGCTCGAGCGCGATCCCTGGGCTCCACCGGCGCAGCGGGTCGCGATGGACAAGGCCCCGAGGGACAAGGCGATGGACAAGGCCCCGATGGACAAGGCGGCGGACGGACAAGGGATACCGGCTCCCCGCCCCCCGGTGGCCGAGCAGCCGACCCTCACCTCCTATCCCGCCACGCCGGGCCCGACGCCCCCGCCCCCTCCACCGCCCCCGCCGGGCCCCATGGCCGCGCCGGGCGCGGTGCCCCCGCCGCCGCCCGCGCCGACCGGCCCGGGCACGCCCAGCGCCTACCCGGCCGCCGGGCCGTACGGCTCGGCGGGCTATGGACCGACGGGATACGGCCGGCCCGGATACGGCCGGCAGGCGCCCCCCACGCAGTCCCCGTACGGCGGGGTGGCGGGCCATCCCGGCTACGGCTACCCGGGCACCGCCCACCCCGGCGCGGGGTACTCCGGCTCGGGATATCCGGGCACCGCCTATCCCGGCGCCGCCTACCCCGGAGGGACCTACGGCCAGGGCTGGCCGGGCGGGACGTATGTGCCGAACAACGGCCATGGCACGGCCGCCCTGGTGCTCGGCATCATCGGCCTGGTCCTCTCCCCGAGCATCCTGCTCGGCATCGTCCTCGGTGTGCTCGCGATCGTCTTCGGGGCGCTCGGCCGCACCAGGGCGGCAAGCGGCGAGGCGACCAACGGCGGTTCGGCGCTCGCCGGGGTGATCCTCGGGGTGGTCGCCGTGGTGGCGAGCGTCGTCATGATCTTTGTCTACATCGCCACGGACGACGGCTCGGACAGCGGTGACGATCCGGGCTATGCCGATGTCTCGAGCGCGGCGGTGCTCCCGCTCGCCGATATCGGCCGCTGA
- a CDS encoding adenosine deaminase: protein MTDLTTFIAGLPKAELHVHHVGSASPRIVAELAARHPDSKVPTDPEALAEYFVFRDFAHFIEIYLSVVDLIRDAEDVRLLTYEIARDMARQNIRYAELTVTPYSSTRRGIPDTAFVEAIEDARKAAESEFGTVLRWCFDIPGEAGLEAAEETARIACELRPEGLVGFGLGGPEIGVPRPQFKPYFDRAIAAGLRSVPHAGETTGPQTIWDALIELRAERIGHGTSAVQDPKLLAHLAEHRIPLEVCPTSNLATRAVATLDDHPLKQMVDAGVIVTINSDDPPMFGTDLNTEYQVAARLLDLDAAGVAALAKNAVEASFLDAEGKARLAAEIDAYTAVAGR from the coding sequence TTGACCGATCTGACCACCTTCATCGCCGGGCTGCCCAAGGCCGAGCTCCATGTGCACCACGTGGGGTCCGCGTCCCCGCGCATCGTGGCCGAGCTGGCCGCCCGGCACCCCGACTCCAAGGTGCCCACCGACCCCGAGGCCCTCGCCGAGTACTTCGTCTTCCGGGACTTCGCGCACTTCATCGAGATCTATCTCTCCGTGGTGGACCTGATCCGCGACGCCGAGGACGTCCGGCTGCTGACCTACGAGATCGCCCGCGACATGGCCCGGCAGAACATCCGCTACGCCGAGCTGACCGTCACCCCCTACAGCTCGACCCGGCGCGGCATCCCGGACACCGCCTTCGTGGAGGCGATCGAGGACGCCCGCAAGGCGGCCGAGTCGGAGTTCGGCACGGTGCTGCGCTGGTGCTTCGACATCCCCGGCGAAGCCGGTCTCGAGGCCGCCGAGGAGACCGCCCGGATCGCCTGTGAGCTGCGCCCCGAGGGGCTGGTCGGCTTCGGCCTCGGCGGCCCGGAGATAGGGGTGCCGCGCCCCCAGTTCAAGCCGTACTTCGACCGCGCCATCGCCGCCGGGCTGCGCAGCGTGCCGCATGCGGGCGAGACCACCGGACCGCAGACGATCTGGGACGCCCTCATCGAGCTGCGAGCCGAGCGCATCGGCCATGGCACCAGCGCCGTCCAGGACCCGAAGCTGCTCGCCCATCTCGCGGAGCACCGCATTCCGCTGGAGGTCTGCCCGACCTCCAACCTCGCCACGCGCGCCGTCGCCACGCTCGACGACCACCCCCTGAAGCAGATGGTCGACGCCGGGGTGATCGTCACGATCAACAGCGACGACCCGCCGATGTTCGGCACCGACCTCAACACCGAGTACCAGGTCGCGGCCCGGCTGCTGGACCTGGACGCGGCGGGCGTCGCGGCGCTGGCGAAGAACGCCGTCGAGGCGTCCTTCCTGGACGCCGAGGGCAAGGCGCGGCTCGCCGCGGAGATCGACGCCTACACGGCGGTCGCGGGCCGATGA
- a CDS encoding glycerophosphodiester phosphodiesterase: protein MRAAGARCVPVGHRGDPYVCRENTLPSIRSAVGAGAGAVEIDVRLTRDGVPVLLHDATLKRLWGRDRPLSALTADEVRQLTGGGVPTLREALACAGSTRLLIDLPDASAAPAAVAQVRESGAGDRVYYCGALAALHAVRRAEPDAEIALTWTTLAPPAPALLAALRPRWLNYRFGLVSRELVARHHADGLLVSAWTADTRRSMSRLLRAGVDGITTNRVGALAALLLSG, encoded by the coding sequence ATGAGGGCGGCGGGGGCGCGCTGCGTCCCGGTCGGCCACCGCGGCGACCCGTATGTGTGCCGTGAGAACACCCTGCCCTCGATCCGCTCCGCGGTGGGCGCGGGGGCGGGCGCGGTCGAGATCGACGTACGGCTGACCCGGGACGGCGTGCCGGTGCTGCTCCACGACGCCACACTGAAGCGGCTGTGGGGCCGGGACCGGCCGCTGTCCGCGCTGACCGCCGACGAGGTGCGGCAGCTGACCGGCGGGGGCGTCCCGACCCTGCGCGAGGCCCTCGCGTGCGCCGGCTCCACCCGGCTGCTGATCGATCTGCCGGACGCGTCGGCCGCGCCCGCCGCCGTCGCCCAGGTGCGGGAGAGTGGGGCGGGCGACCGGGTGTACTACTGCGGCGCCCTGGCGGCCCTGCACGCCGTGCGCCGCGCGGAGCCGGACGCCGAGATAGCGCTGACCTGGACCACCCTCGCCCCGCCGGCCCCGGCACTGCTGGCCGCGCTGCGCCCCCGGTGGCTCAACTACCGCTTCGGGCTGGTCTCCCGGGAGCTGGTCGCCCGCCATCACGCCGACGGGCTGCTGGTCTCCGCCTGGACCGCCGACACCCGCCGGTCGATGTCCCGGCTGCTGCGGGCGGGCGTCGACGGGATCACCACCAACCGGGTCGGCGCCCTGGCGGCCCTTCTGCTCAGCGGCTGA
- a CDS encoding gamma-aminobutyraldehyde dehydrogenase, giving the protein MTTELRRLRNYIDGAFRDAADGRTTEVVNPATGEPYATAPLSGAADVDAAMAAAEAAFPAWRDLVPGERQKALLKIADAFEARAEELIAAESENTGKPIGLTRDEEIPPMIDQIRFFAGAARMLEGRSAGEYMEGLTSIIRREPVGVCAQVAPWNYPMMMAVWKFAPALAAGNTVVIKPSDTTPASTVLIAEIIGGVLAELGHPQGVFNVICGDRETGRLMVEHSVPAMASITGSVRAGKQVAESASKDVKRVHLELGGKAPVVVFEDTDIPKAVEDISVAGFFNAGQDCTAATRVLVHESIHDEFVSALAKAAAETKTGAPDDEDVLYGPLNNANQLAQVSGFIDRLPAHAKVEAGGHRVGDKGFFYAPTVVSGLKQDDEIIQNEVFGPVITVQTFSEEAQAISYANGVEYALASSVWTKDHARAMRMSKALDFGCVWINTHIPLVAEMPHGGFKKSGYGKDLSAYGFEDYTRIKHVMTSLG; this is encoded by the coding sequence GTGACCACCGAACTGCGTCGTCTGCGCAACTACATCGACGGAGCGTTCCGGGACGCCGCGGACGGGCGGACCACGGAGGTGGTCAACCCGGCCACGGGCGAGCCCTACGCCACCGCGCCGCTGTCGGGCGCGGCGGACGTGGACGCGGCGATGGCCGCCGCCGAGGCCGCCTTCCCGGCCTGGCGCGACCTGGTGCCCGGCGAGCGGCAGAAGGCACTGCTCAAGATCGCCGACGCCTTCGAGGCGCGGGCGGAGGAGCTGATCGCCGCCGAGTCGGAGAACACCGGCAAGCCGATCGGTCTCACGCGGGACGAGGAAATCCCGCCCATGATCGACCAGATCCGCTTCTTCGCGGGCGCGGCCCGGATGCTGGAGGGCCGCTCGGCCGGTGAGTACATGGAGGGCCTCACCTCGATCATCCGGCGGGAGCCGGTCGGGGTCTGCGCCCAGGTCGCACCGTGGAACTACCCGATGATGATGGCTGTGTGGAAGTTCGCCCCGGCCCTCGCCGCGGGCAATACGGTCGTCATCAAGCCCTCGGACACCACGCCCGCCTCCACCGTGCTGATCGCCGAGATCATCGGCGGAGTGCTGGCGGAACTGGGCCATCCGCAGGGCGTCTTCAACGTGATCTGCGGCGACCGCGAGACCGGCCGGCTGATGGTCGAGCACTCCGTGCCCGCCATGGCGTCCATCACCGGCTCGGTGCGAGCCGGCAAGCAGGTCGCCGAGAGCGCCTCGAAGGACGTCAAGCGGGTGCATCTGGAGCTCGGCGGCAAGGCCCCCGTGGTCGTCTTCGAGGACACCGACATCCCCAAGGCGGTCGAGGACATCTCGGTCGCGGGCTTCTTCAACGCGGGCCAGGACTGCACGGCCGCCACCCGGGTGCTGGTCCACGAGTCGATCCACGACGAGTTCGTGAGCGCGCTCGCCAAGGCCGCCGCCGAGACCAAGACCGGCGCGCCCGACGACGAGGACGTGCTGTACGGCCCGTTGAACAACGCCAACCAGCTCGCCCAGGTCTCCGGCTTCATCGACCGGCTCCCCGCCCACGCCAAGGTCGAGGCGGGCGGCCACCGGGTCGGCGACAAGGGCTTCTTCTACGCGCCCACCGTGGTCTCCGGGCTCAAGCAGGACGACGAGATCATCCAGAACGAGGTCTTCGGCCCGGTCATCACCGTGCAGACCTTCTCGGAAGAGGCGCAGGCGATCTCGTACGCCAACGGCGTGGAGTACGCGCTGGCCTCCTCGGTGTGGACCAAGGACCACGCCCGCGCGATGCGGATGTCCAAGGCCCTGGACTTCGGCTGTGTCTGGATCAACACCCACATCCCGCTGGTCGCCGAGATGCCGCACGGCGGCTTCAAGAAGTCCGGCTACGGCAAGGACCTCTCCGCCTACGGCTTCGAGGACTACACCCGCATCAAGCACGTCATGACGTCGCTGGGCTGA
- a CDS encoding Lrp/AsnC family transcriptional regulator, which translates to MATPDKNGTTLDSVSLAIIEQLQEDGRRPYAAIGKAVGLSEAAVRQRVQKLLDQGVMQIVAVTDPLTVGFRRQAMVGINVEGDLDPVADALTAMDEVEYVVVTAGSFDLLIEIVCEDDDHLLEMINKRIRTLPGVRSTESFVYLKLRKQTYTWGTR; encoded by the coding sequence GTGGCCACACCTGACAAGAACGGCACGACCCTCGACTCCGTATCCCTGGCGATCATTGAGCAGCTCCAGGAAGACGGCCGCCGGCCGTACGCCGCCATCGGAAAGGCCGTGGGGCTCTCCGAGGCCGCCGTGCGGCAGCGCGTGCAAAAGCTGCTCGACCAGGGCGTGATGCAGATCGTCGCCGTCACCGATCCTCTCACCGTGGGGTTCCGGCGGCAGGCGATGGTCGGCATCAACGTCGAGGGCGATCTCGACCCGGTCGCGGACGCGCTGACCGCCATGGACGAGGTCGAGTACGTGGTCGTCACCGCGGGTTCCTTCGATCTCCTGATCGAGATCGTCTGCGAGGACGACGACCATCTCCTCGAAATGATCAACAAGCGGATCCGCACGCTGCCCGGTGTGCGCTCCACCGAGAGCTTCGTCTACCTCAAGCTCCGAAAGCAGACCTATACCTGGGGAACGAGATAG
- a CDS encoding aspartate aminotransferase family protein, with protein MSADLSKTAYDHLWMHFTRMSSYENSPVPTIVRGEGTYIFDDKGKRYIDGLAGLFVVNAGHGRVELAETAYKQAQELAFFPVWSYAHPKAVELAERLAGYAPGDLNKVFFTTGGGEAVETAWKLAKQYFKLTGKPTKHKVISRAVAYHGTPQGALSITGLPGLKAPFEPLVPGAHKVPNTNIYRAPIFGDDPVAFGRWAADQIEQQILFEGPDTVAAVFLEPVQNAGGCFPPPPGYFQRVREICDKYDVLLVSDEVICAFGRLGTIFACDKFGYVPDMITCAKGMTSGYSPIGACIISDRLAEPFYEGDNTFLHGYTFGGHPVSAAVGVANLDIFEREGLNQHVLDNEGAFRSTLERLHDLPIVGDVRGNGFFYGIELVKDKATKESFDEEETERILYGFLSKALYENGLYCRADDRGDPVVQLAPPLIADQALFDEIEQILRAVLTEAWTKL; from the coding sequence ATGAGCGCCGACCTCTCCAAGACGGCGTACGACCACCTGTGGATGCACTTCACCCGCATGTCGTCGTACGAGAACTCCCCCGTGCCGACGATCGTGCGCGGTGAGGGCACGTACATCTTCGACGACAAGGGCAAGCGGTACATCGACGGTCTGGCCGGCCTGTTCGTGGTCAACGCGGGCCACGGCCGGGTCGAATTGGCGGAGACGGCCTACAAGCAGGCCCAGGAGCTCGCCTTCTTCCCGGTGTGGAGCTACGCCCACCCCAAGGCCGTCGAGCTCGCCGAGCGGCTCGCGGGCTACGCACCCGGCGACCTGAACAAGGTCTTCTTCACCACGGGCGGCGGCGAGGCCGTCGAGACCGCCTGGAAGCTGGCCAAGCAGTACTTCAAGCTCACCGGCAAGCCCACCAAGCACAAGGTGATATCCCGGGCGGTGGCCTATCACGGCACCCCGCAGGGAGCCCTGTCGATCACCGGGCTGCCGGGGCTCAAGGCCCCCTTCGAACCGCTGGTCCCCGGTGCCCACAAGGTCCCCAACACCAACATCTACCGCGCCCCGATCTTCGGCGACGACCCCGTGGCGTTCGGCCGCTGGGCCGCCGACCAGATCGAGCAGCAGATCCTCTTCGAGGGCCCGGACACCGTGGCCGCGGTCTTCCTGGAGCCGGTGCAGAACGCGGGCGGCTGCTTCCCGCCGCCGCCCGGGTACTTCCAGCGGGTCCGCGAGATCTGCGACAAGTACGACGTGCTGCTGGTCTCGGACGAGGTCATCTGCGCCTTCGGCCGGCTGGGCACGATCTTCGCCTGTGACAAGTTCGGCTACGTCCCGGACATGATCACCTGCGCCAAGGGCATGACCTCGGGCTACTCCCCGATCGGCGCGTGCATCATCTCCGACCGGCTCGCCGAGCCGTTCTACGAGGGCGACAACACCTTCCTCCACGGCTACACCTTCGGCGGCCACCCGGTCTCGGCCGCGGTCGGCGTCGCCAACCTCGACATCTTCGAGCGCGAGGGCCTCAACCAGCATGTGCTGGACAACGAGGGCGCGTTCCGGTCCACGCTGGAGCGGCTGCACGATCTGCCGATCGTCGGCGATGTCCGGGGGAATGGTTTCTTCTACGGCATCGAGCTGGTGAAGGACAAGGCCACCAAGGAGTCCTTCGACGAGGAGGAGACCGAGCGGATCCTCTACGGCTTCCTCTCCAAGGCGCTCTACGAGAACGGGCTGTACTGCCGGGCCGACGACCGCGGCGACCCGGTCGTGCAGCTGGCGCCGCCGCTGATCGCCGACCAGGCGCTGTTCGACGAGATCGAGCAGATCCTGCGGGCGGTGCTGACCGAGGCGTGGACGAAGCTCTGA